A stretch of Elusimicrobiota bacterium DNA encodes these proteins:
- a CDS encoding aspartate aminotransferase family protein, whose protein sequence is MTPQALTDAPYSAGPKSKALFQEEQEYIAPGLQTIALYAQLAIDGGRGASLRDVDGKEYLDLVAGIGVASLGYGHPDWAKAVGEQAAKTAVGSFTTPHRVSFLRTLASVTPKGLTRCQLYSSGAEAVEAALRLAKSRTGKFEVVGFWGGFHGKTMGVMGLLNDGFKNNYGAMMPGLHLSPYPDSRNCPFGTKGEHDCGAHSLDFLREKIKRETTGAVAAIIIEPVQGTNGNVIPPKGFFKGVQDIAKEIGALFISDEMITGFGRTGKMFGCDHEGVIPDMMTIGKGFGGGFPVSGVVTSTEIANSKPWSNPSGSSSSYGGNPLASAACDTTLKIILRDKLVENAATVGAAMLQRLNDIKAKQPLIGSLRGRGLMLGVDLVNPKDKKPLDKNICKEIFEEGLKRGVLTMAYNPSLRINPPLVITEKQALDGLDLMAEAMNVVAKRRSL, encoded by the coding sequence ATGACGCCTCAAGCCCTGACGGACGCTCCCTATTCGGCCGGACCCAAGTCGAAGGCCCTGTTCCAGGAGGAGCAGGAGTACATCGCTCCCGGCCTGCAGACGATCGCGCTGTACGCCCAGCTCGCCATCGACGGCGGCAGGGGCGCCTCGCTGCGCGACGTGGACGGGAAGGAGTACCTCGATCTCGTCGCCGGCATCGGCGTGGCCTCCCTCGGCTACGGCCATCCGGACTGGGCCAAGGCCGTCGGCGAGCAGGCCGCGAAGACTGCGGTCGGCTCCTTCACCACGCCGCACCGCGTGAGCTTCCTGCGGACCTTGGCGAGCGTGACCCCCAAGGGCCTCACGCGCTGCCAGCTGTACTCCTCCGGCGCCGAGGCCGTCGAGGCCGCGCTGCGCCTCGCTAAGTCCCGAACGGGCAAGTTCGAGGTCGTGGGTTTCTGGGGCGGCTTCCACGGCAAGACCATGGGCGTGATGGGCCTGCTCAACGACGGCTTCAAGAACAACTACGGCGCGATGATGCCGGGCCTGCACCTGTCCCCCTATCCCGACAGCCGGAATTGCCCGTTCGGGACCAAGGGCGAGCACGACTGCGGCGCGCACTCCCTCGACTTCCTGCGGGAGAAGATCAAGCGCGAGACGACCGGCGCGGTGGCCGCGATCATCATCGAGCCGGTGCAGGGGACGAACGGCAACGTGATCCCGCCGAAGGGCTTCTTCAAGGGCGTGCAGGACATCGCCAAAGAGATCGGGGCGCTGTTCATCTCCGACGAGATGATCACGGGCTTCGGCCGCACGGGGAAGATGTTCGGGTGCGATCATGAGGGGGTCATCCCGGACATGATGACGATCGGGAAAGGCTTCGGGGGCGGGTTCCCGGTGTCGGGCGTGGTGACGAGCACCGAGATCGCGAACTCGAAACCTTGGTCGAATCCGTCGGGTTCATCCTCCAGCTACGGGGGCAACCCCCTGGCGTCCGCCGCCTGCGATACCACTCTCAAGATTATTCTGCGTGATAAGCTCGTCGAGAACGCCGCGACGGTAGGAGCGGCGATGCTCCAGCGCCTCAACGACATCAAGGCCAAGCAGCCTTTGATCGGCTCACTGAGAGGCCGTGGTTTGATGCTCGGAGTAGACCTCGTCAATCCGAAGGATAAAAAACCCCTCGACAAGAATATCTGTAAGGAGATTTTCGAGGAAGGCCTGAAGCGAGGCGTTTTGACGATGGCGTACAATCCTTCGCTCAGGATCAATCCTCCTCTGGTGATCACGGAAAAGCAAGCGTTGGACGGTCTCGATCTCATGGCCGAGGCGATGAATGTCGTCGCGAAGAGGCGAAGCCTCTGA
- a CDS encoding Gfo/Idh/MocA family oxidoreductase, whose translation MDAVAEPSTLRREAARRSLPHARIYDSVEQLLSAERSLDALIVCSPPSYHGNGILSGIRAGIHVLCEKPLTLDPEVFAQIQTESASRNVCVYSINNWAYSPQWARLLEVVASGRLGPIRHADIRVLRTRPSISASPNDWRRDPAISGGGIFVDHGWHNLYLMRRLLGAEASIVDVVLQPKGSVDDVATALFTAPGASGTMHLSWRAGERSNSAFVTGEKGSAELRDDSLTVKANGLEETTRFPEKLSGGSAHPEWLAEMWPAFEAECAGVGRGNNLAEAAFCLATIRAAYATEEATRA comes from the coding sequence GTGGATGCGGTCGCCGAGCCCTCGACATTGCGCCGCGAAGCGGCGCGCCGTTCGTTGCCGCACGCACGTATCTACGACTCCGTGGAGCAGCTCCTGTCGGCGGAGAGATCGCTCGACGCCCTCATCGTCTGCTCTCCGCCAAGCTATCACGGAAACGGAATTTTGTCTGGGATTCGCGCCGGCATCCACGTCCTCTGTGAAAAGCCCCTGACTTTGGACCCGGAAGTATTCGCCCAGATCCAAACGGAATCCGCTTCGCGGAACGTGTGTGTGTACTCCATCAACAACTGGGCCTACTCCCCGCAATGGGCCCGCCTTCTCGAGGTCGTTGCGTCGGGCCGCCTCGGCCCCATCCGCCATGCCGATATCCGCGTGCTTCGCACGCGTCCGTCGATCTCGGCTTCGCCGAACGACTGGCGCAGAGACCCGGCCATCTCCGGCGGGGGCATCTTCGTGGATCACGGCTGGCACAATCTCTATTTGATGCGGCGCCTTCTGGGGGCCGAGGCGTCTATCGTCGACGTCGTCCTTCAACCGAAGGGCTCGGTGGACGACGTTGCGACCGCGTTGTTCACCGCTCCTGGAGCCTCCGGCACCATGCACCTGTCCTGGCGCGCGGGCGAGCGCTCGAACTCCGCGTTCGTGACCGGCGAAAAAGGCTCCGCCGAGCTCCGCGACGACTCCCTGACCGTCAAGGCGAACGGCCTCGAGGAGACCACACGCTTCCCCGAGAAGCTCTCCGGCGGATCCGCGCACCCCGAATGGCTCGCCGAGATGTGGCCGGCCTTCGAGGCCGAGTGCGCCGGGGTCGGGCGAGGGAACAACCTCGCCGAGGCCGCCTTCTGCCTCGCGACCATCCGCGCGGCCTACGCGACGGAGGAGGCGACGCGTGCCTAA